Proteins co-encoded in one Prunus persica cultivar Lovell chromosome G6, Prunus_persica_NCBIv2, whole genome shotgun sequence genomic window:
- the LOC18775205 gene encoding acyl-coenzyme A oxidase 2, peroxisomal, whose translation MQSPYPDPTGEDESQSITNRRIQRLSLHLTPNYPQPKNDATHHQLQLLECAKAAMLKVDTDSLSNYLRGKHKDIQDRVLDYFNNRPDLQTPLEILKDDHRELCMRQLVALVRDAGIRPFRYVIEDPAKYFAILEAVGSVDVSLAIKMGVQYSLWGGSVLNLGTKKHKDKYFDGIDNMDYPGCFAMTELHHGSNVQGLQTVATFDPLTDEFIIDTPNDGAIKWWIGNAAVHGKFATVFAKLMLPTHDTKGVSDMGVHAFIVPIRDFETHQTLPGIEIHDCGHKVGLNGVDNGALRFHSVRIPRDNLLNRFGDVSRDGKYTSSLPSINKRFAATLGELVGGRVGLAYSSVSVLKIAAIIAIRYSLLRQQFGPPKQPEVTILDYQSHQHKLMPMLASTYAFHFATLHLVEKYAEMKKTHDEQLVGDVHSLSAGLKAYVTGYTAKSLSICREACGGHGYAAVNRFGSLRNDHDIFQTFEGDNTVLLQQVAGDLLKQYKEKFQGGTLTVTWNYLRESMNSYLSQPNPVTARWESEDHLRDPKFQLDAFRYRTSRLLQSVAVRLRKHSKTLGSFGAWNRCLNHLLTLAESHIESVILATFIESVQNCPDASSRAALKLVCDLYALERIWKDIGTYRNVDYVAPNKAKAIHKLSEYLSFRVRNIARELIDAFDIPDHVTRAPIAMQSDAYSHYTQYVGF comes from the exons atgcaaagccCCTACCCAGATCCGACGGGGGAGGACGAATCACAGTCCATCACCAACAGGCGCATCCAACGGCTGTCCTTGCACCTGACACCCAATTACCCACAACCTAAAAACGACGCCACCCACCACCAGCTTCAGCTGCTAGAGTGCGCCAAAGCGGCGATGCTGAAGGTGGACACAGATAGTCTTTCCAATTACTTGAGAGGCAAGCATAAAGACATTCAAGACAGAGTTTTGGACTACTTCAACAACAGGCCTGATCTTCAGACGCCACTTGAGATTTTGAAGGATGATCACCGTGAGCTTTGTATGAGGCAGCTTGTTGCGTTGGTCAGAGATGCTGGGATTAGGCCTTTCAGGTACGTGATTGAAGACCCGGCTAAGTACTTCGCTATTTTGGAAGCCGTTGGAAGCGTGGACGTGTCTCTTGCGATTAAGATGGGGGTGCAGTACAG TCTTTGGGGAGGTTCTGTACTCAATTTAGGAACTAAAAAACACAAGGACAAGTATTTTGATGGTATTGACAATATGGATTATCCAGGTTGTTTTGCTATGACAGAACTGCATCACG GCTCAAATGTTCAAGGTCTACAAACTGTGGCAACATTTGATCCACTCACGGATGAATTTATAATCGACACACCCAATGATGGTGCCATCAAATGGTGGATTGGCAATGCTGCTGTTCATGGCAAGTTTGCTACAGTTTTTGCTAAGCTCATGTTGCCAACTCACGATACCAAAGGAGTTTCTGATATGGGTGTCCATGCCTTCATTGTGCCAATAAGGGATTTCGAGACCCACCAAACTCTTCCAGGGATTGAGATACATGATTGTGGCCATAAGGTTGGTCTGAATGGGGTGGACAACGGAGCATTAAGATTCCACTCAGTGAGAATCCCTCGTGATAATCTTCTTAATCGATTTGGAGATGTCTCCCGGGATGGGAAATACACAAGTAGCTTACcatctataaataaaaggttTGCTGCCACACTAGGGGAACTTGTAGGTGGGAGAGTCGGCCTTGCATATTCTTCAGTTAGTGTCCTCAAGATTGCTGCCATAATTGCAATTCGATATTCTCTACTGCGTCAACAATTTGGTCCTCCTAAGCAACCTGAAGTTACTATTCTTGATTACCAGTCCCATCAGCACAAGTTAATGCCAATGCTGGCTTCAACTTATGCATTCCATTTTGCTACGCTGCATTTGGTGGAGAAATATGCAGAGATGAAAAAGACTCATGATGAACAATTGGTTGGTGATGTCCATTCGCTTTCAGCAGGGCTCAAGGCTTATGTGACAGGATATACAGCAAAGTCATTGAGTATCTGCAGGGAAGCTTGTGGAGGCCATGGGTATGCTGCTGTCAACCGCTTTGGTAGCTTGAGGAATGACCATGACATTTTCCAGACATTTGAAGGGGACAACACAGTGCTTCTACAACAG GTGGCAGGTGATCTGTTGAAGCAATACAAGGAGAAATTTCAAGGGGGCACACTCACTGTTACATGGAACTACCTTAGAGAGTCCATGAACTCATATTTATCTCAGCCAAATCCAGTGACTGCTCGTTGGGAAAGTGAAGACCATTTGCGAGATCCTAAGTTCCAGTTGGATGCTTTTAGA TACCGAACTTCTCGATTACTCCAAAGTGTTGCCGTTAGACTACGCAAGCACTCTAAAACTCTTGGAAGTTTTGGTGCTTGGAATAGATGCTTAAATCACCTTTTGACACTTGCAGAGTCCCATATTGAGTCTGTCATCCTTGCCACATTTATCGAATCTGTTCAGAA CTGTCCGGATGCAAGTTCTCGAGCTGCTTTGAAACTCGTTTGTGATCTTTATGCCTTGGAACGAATCTGGAAAGATATAGGAACCTATCGTAATGTTGATTATGTGGCGCCAAACAAAGCTAAG GCAATCCACAAACTCTCAGAATATCTGAGTTTCCGAGTGAGAAATATAGCAAGGGAACTGATAGACGCTTTTGATATTCCAGATCATGTTACACGGGCCCCAATTGCAATGCAGTCAGATGCCTACTCTCATTACACACAATACGTGGGCTTTTAA
- the LOC18773193 gene encoding uncharacterized protein LOC18773193 codes for MGGANSKTEKDEALRLCRERKRFIKQAIDSRYALAASHVSYINSLRNIGIALRRYAEAEVLIESSLSTSDKTPSHSSYPSPSPSPMAEASDSPMHSERPISPPVATLSYMRSGGGAAVTVRFNPLSSSYMDDDIPLPPPPPPLPEEDSSWDYFDPVDESESFRFVGNSGVDVNFDDIRGWRQVRGEETNHSVVEETRRWAKVGLDGNNEHHEGSKRLIIEQRASEGSGHSMTQNDSVEHNGNLMNSGGVDGSLQAGHGEARQLNMGRNANGAARNLTGQVALEQSGSKRREKDLCAEREDPSEFITHRAKDFLSSIKDIEHRFFRAGESGREVSRMLESNKIRVGYSEAKGRSSALAVVIAFQIVFCRGKTALVSHEPTQHATKVITWKRTTSSRSSSSRNALATASKDDVDDSGSDFVEEFCMIAGSHSSTLERLYAWERKLYDEVKASESIRKVYDQKCDQLRNQFAKDCSSQVIDKTRAVVKDLHSRIRVAIHAVDSISKRIEKMRDEELHPQLLELTQGLTRMWKAMLECHHAQYITISLAYHSKSSTVTSQGDSRRLIMAQLLDEIECFGLSFANWINSHTSYVEALNGWLHNCIMQPRERSKSRRPFSPRRVVAPPIFVLFRDWAVGIQALPSNELTDAIRTFLSDLRHLMAQQADSQKNQRTADANNGESENKDDENSEESSPNLSCIHSSLTKVLDRLTKFSEESLKMYEDIRQKSEAARIAYLNCRPIRY; via the exons ATGGGTGGTGCAAACTCTAAAACTGAGAAGGACGAAGCTCTGCGTCTCTGCAGAGAGCGCAAGAGATTCATCAAGCAAGCAATTGATTCAAGGTATGCTTTAGCAGCTTCTCATGTATCTTACATCAACTCCCTTAGAAACATTGGCATTGCGCTTCGGCGATACGCCGAGGCTGAGGTGTTGATAGAGTCGTCTCTGTCAACATCAGACAAGACCCCATCACACTCCTCCTACCCTTCACCGTCGCCATCGCCTATGGCTGAGGCTTCTGACTCGCCTATGCACAGTGAGAGACCCATTTCGCCTCCTGTGGCGACTCTGAGTTATATGAGGTCAGGAGGTGGTGCTGCTGTGACTGTAAGGTTCAATCCGCTTAGTAGTAGTTATATGGATGACGATATTCCgttgccaccaccaccacctcctctgCCTGAGGAAGATTCTTCTTGGGATTATTTTGATCCTGTTGATGAGAGTGAGAGCTTTAGGTTTGTGGGAAATAGTGGAGTGGATGTGAATTTTGATGATATCAGAGGGTGGAGACAGGTGAGGGGTGAAGAAACTAATCATAGTGTGGTGGAGGAGACAAGGAGATGGGCAAAAGTTGGATTAGATGGAAATAATGAACATCATGAAGGAAGTAAAAGGCTGATAATCGAGCAAAGGGCTTCCGAAGGTTCTGGTCATTCAATGACTCAAAATGATAGTGTAGAGCATAATGGCAATTTGATGAACTCGGGAGGAGTTGATGGGTCTCTGCAAGCAGGTCATGGTGAAGCGAGACAGTTGAACATGGGACGTAATGCCAATGGGGCAGCTAGAAATTTGACAGGCCAAGTTGCACTTGAGCAGTCTGGTTCGAAGAGAAGGGAGAAGGATTTATGTGCAGAAAGAGAGGACCCTTCGGAGTTTATCACCCACAGAGCTAAAGATTTTCTTTCAAGCATAAAGGATATTGAGCATCGCTTTTTCAGAGCTGGAGAATCAGGTAGAGAGGTCTCCAGGATGCTTGAGTCAAACAAAATCAGGGTTGGATATTCGGAGGCAAAAG GTAGATCATCAGCTTTGGCTGTTGTCATTGCTTTCCAGATCGTTTTCTGCCGTGGAAAGACTGCACTTGTTTCTCATG AACCTACTCAACATGCAACGAAAGTTATTACCTGGAAGAGGACAACATCTTCGAGGTCATCTTCATCAAGGAATGCTCTTGCCACAGCATCAAAAGATGATGTTGATGACAGTGGAAGTGATTTTGTTGAAGAGTTTTGCATGATTGCTGGAAGTCATTCCTCCACTCTGGAGAGACTGTATGCTTGGGAAAGAAAACTCTATGACGAAGTAAAG GCAAGTGAATCTATTAGGAAGGTGTATGATCAGAAGTGTGATCAACTTAGGAATCAGTTTGCAAAGGATTGTAGCAGTCAAGTTATTGATAAAACCCGTGCAGTTGTAAAGGATCTTCATTCACGAATAAGAGTGGCAATTCACGCTGTTGATTCAATATCAAAGCGGATTGAAAAAATGAGAGATGAAGAATTGCATCCACAACTTTTAGAACTTACTCAGGG ATTGACCAGAATGTGGAAGGCCATGCTTGAATGCCACCATGCGCAATATATTACCATCTCATTGGCATATCATTCGAAGAGCTCAACAGTAACTTCCCAAGGAGATTCCCGCAGGCTGATCATGGCCCAACTTTTGGATGAGATTGAGTGTTTTGGCCTGAGCTTTGCAAACTGGATCAACAGCCACACGTCATATGTTGAAGCTCTCAATGGTTGGCTACATAACTGCATCATGCAACCAAGGGAGCGTTCCAAAAGCAGAAGGCCATTTTCCCCTCGTCGAGTTGTGGCCCCACCCATATTTGTTCTCTTTCGAGATTGGGCAGTCGGGATCCAAGCATTGCCATCTAATGAACTTACTGATGCAATCAGAACCTTCTTATCAGATCTGCGTCATTTGATGGCACAACAAGCAGATTCACAGAAAAACCAGAGGACAGCTGATGCAAACAACGGAGAATCAGAGAACAAAGATGACGAGAACAGTGAAGAATCATCTCCAAACCTGAGCTGCATACATTCGAGCTTGACAAAGGTTCTGGATAGACTGACTAAATTTTCCGAGGAATCATTGAAGATGTACGAAGATATCAGACAGAAAAGTGAAGCAGCTCGAATTGCATATCTAAACTGCAGGCCCATTAGATACTAA